One part of the Lachnospiraceae bacterium JLR.KK002 genome encodes these proteins:
- a CDS encoding HAMP domain-containing sensor histidine kinase has protein sequence MKSKKNFNPFFRMVLLLSMTLLAGIVTAIGLFYYMFSIPEPEGMSLAHWPQTFTDNFSSWTTYEDGELSIEQIGLDRLDEYGLWIQFLDESGQEIFSYNKPAGYPEKYSASELLVLGSSDYQNGYTVFVNSLEDSEEACSYCIGFPYDIGKYMLHYNGSRVSRLSPVARIIILAASGTLIIIVLVYGFWLSRKLSGITRGIKNISLRSYRPLQENGMFGEIYSALNKMDRDIHRADQISQETETTRREWIANITHDLKTPLSPIKGYAELLADSSDKEKETVQEYGAVILKNINYTENLINDLKLTWQLDSGAIPYHPQKILITRCVKEWVIDIVNDPAFSDRDIAFESNVPALYAHIDSALFRRAVTNLILNALTHNPAETTVSVTLDTDKNGSILLSVRDNGNGLSEAEQSKLFERYYRGTNTKEKPEGSGLGLAIANQIVTLHGGEITVKSQPGTGTEFIIHVPCKNGEAAN, from the coding sequence ATGAAAAGTAAAAAGAATTTCAACCCCTTTTTCCGGATGGTCCTGCTCCTCTCCATGACATTACTGGCCGGCATTGTCACGGCAATCGGCCTGTTCTATTATATGTTCTCCATCCCGGAACCGGAAGGAATGAGCCTCGCCCATTGGCCGCAGACCTTTACAGACAATTTTTCTTCCTGGACAACCTATGAGGACGGAGAACTCTCTATAGAACAGATCGGTCTTGACCGATTAGACGAATATGGCCTGTGGATTCAGTTTTTGGATGAATCCGGTCAGGAGATTTTCTCCTACAACAAACCTGCCGGGTATCCTGAAAAATATTCCGCTTCCGAACTGCTGGTTCTTGGCTCCAGCGACTATCAAAACGGATATACGGTATTTGTAAACAGTCTGGAAGACTCCGAAGAAGCCTGCAGCTATTGTATCGGATTTCCTTATGATATAGGAAAGTATATGCTGCATTACAACGGCAGCAGGGTTTCAAGGCTCTCCCCCGTAGCAAGAATAATTATTCTTGCTGCTTCAGGCACCCTTATCATCATCGTGCTTGTTTACGGTTTCTGGCTCTCACGGAAATTGTCAGGCATTACAAGGGGCATCAAAAATATTTCCCTCCGCTCCTACCGGCCATTACAGGAAAACGGGATGTTCGGCGAAATCTACAGCGCCCTGAACAAAATGGACAGGGACATACACCGCGCCGACCAAATAAGCCAGGAAACAGAAACAACGCGCCGGGAATGGATTGCAAATATTACCCATGACCTGAAAACGCCCCTTTCCCCCATCAAGGGCTATGCAGAACTGCTGGCCGACAGTTCGGATAAGGAGAAAGAGACCGTACAGGAATACGGCGCTGTTATCCTGAAGAATATTAACTATACCGAAAACCTGATCAATGATCTGAAACTGACCTGGCAGCTTGATTCCGGCGCTATACCGTACCATCCTCAAAAAATTCTTATTACACGCTGCGTCAAAGAATGGGTCATTGATATTGTCAATGATCCTGCTTTTTCAGACCGGGATATTGCATTTGAGAGTAATGTGCCAGCATTGTATGCCCATATTGATTCTGCTCTGTTTCGGCGCGCCGTTACGAATCTGATTCTGAACGCCCTCACACATAACCCTGCTGAGACAACAGTAAGCGTTACACTTGACACAGACAAAAACGGCAGTATTCTGCTGTCTGTCCGTGATAACGGAAATGGACTGAGCGAAGCAGAACAATCAAAGCTGTTTGAGCGGTATTACAGAGGGACAAACACAAAAGAAAAGCCGGAAGGAAGCGGACTGGGACTTGCCATAGCGAATCAGATTGTAACGCTTCACGGCGGTGAGATCACAGTCAAAAGCCAGCCGGGTACTGGAACAGAATTTATCATCCATGTTCCATGTAAAAACGGAGAAGCTGCAAATTAA
- a CDS encoding ABC transporter ATP-binding protein: MQLQLKNLCKQYGTKCAVNHVNASLSPGVYGLLGANGAGKTTLMRMICGVLKPSSGSIRLNGKSIEELGERYYSHLGYMPQDFGFYPDFTAREFMLYMAAVKGLDTKTAKQRTEHLLHMVNLQDAADKKVKSYSGGMKQRLGIAQAELNHPQILILDEPTAGLDPKERIRFRNLISDFAKEKIVILSTHIVSDVSYIADYILMMKSGQFLLGEPMETVTDHIKGKVWEILTDNREVGEYSRNFSVVNLHHENNMVRLRIVSDTAPATDAATVEPSLEDLFLYHFGEDAQRGGRQMRSISGMPSDDMAGDAKRRVPIPCERSDNYADEI; the protein is encoded by the coding sequence ATGCAGTTACAATTAAAAAATTTATGTAAGCAGTACGGAACAAAATGTGCTGTGAATCATGTAAATGCAAGCCTTTCACCCGGAGTATACGGACTGCTCGGAGCAAACGGCGCCGGTAAAACAACACTTATGAGAATGATATGCGGCGTTTTAAAGCCCTCTTCCGGCAGCATCCGCCTGAACGGCAAAAGCATTGAGGAACTGGGGGAGCGGTACTACTCCCACCTGGGATACATGCCGCAGGATTTCGGCTTTTATCCCGATTTTACCGCCCGTGAATTTATGCTGTATATGGCAGCGGTAAAAGGGCTTGACACCAAAACGGCGAAACAAAGGACAGAGCATCTGCTTCATATGGTAAACCTGCAGGATGCAGCAGACAAAAAAGTCAAATCCTATTCCGGCGGTATGAAGCAGCGGCTGGGAATCGCCCAGGCGGAGCTGAACCATCCCCAGATTCTGATACTGGATGAACCCACTGCCGGGCTTGACCCCAAAGAGCGAATCCGTTTCCGCAACCTCATATCCGATTTTGCAAAAGAGAAAATTGTGATCCTGTCCACGCATATTGTATCAGACGTTTCCTATATTGCCGACTACATCCTAATGATGAAAAGCGGGCAGTTCCTGCTTGGCGAACCCATGGAAACAGTTACAGACCACATCAAAGGGAAAGTCTGGGAAATCCTGACTGACAACCGGGAAGTCGGGGAATACAGCCGGAATTTTTCTGTTGTAAATCTGCACCACGAAAACAATATGGTCCGGCTGCGTATTGTGAGCGATACAGCGCCGGCGACAGACGCAGCCACTGTAGAACCGAGCCTGGAGGATCTGTTCCTGTATCATTTCGGAGAAGACGCACAGAGAGGAGGAAGGCAAATGCGAAGCATTTCCGGAATGCCTTCCGACGACATGGCAGGTGACGCGAAGCGGCGCGTGCCGATACCTTGTGAGAGGAGCGATAATTATGCTGATGAAATATGA
- a CDS encoding ABC transporter permease subunit, protein MLMKYEFLKILRKKSTMIVMAVSLLLTAFLFGLPILQYQTYNQDGVIKGLKGIAYTKDQYQNISVPITDEYVEKTITEYQKLFEKPDNVGYDGSEKFLIGDAYWNFVAPREKQLSMIASAYDSPGENSGLNKLPELDLTNGAKFYQARNEKVESLLNTPSRELSSQQKEYWGNMSSKVETPLQYGYHEGWEIIMNSFELLMFALLAVLIVIAPVFSGEYQAGTDAVILSGKYGKTRLITAKIISSVLFGILAFTLHVIVAFGLPLAAFGADGWNLPLQIAGLTIPYPFTFLQAALINLGVIYLVLLAMIGLTLLLSAKMKSPYLVLVVLVPVLFIPLFLSPNGTTGAYNLTLFLLPYRSVMPEIGKYVSFQIGGLVLDALSMRAILYAILTAVMLPLARLGFRKHQVA, encoded by the coding sequence ATGCTGATGAAATATGAATTCTTAAAAATCCTGCGAAAAAAATCCACCATGATCGTCATGGCGGTCAGCCTGTTATTAACAGCATTCCTGTTCGGGCTGCCCATCCTGCAGTACCAGACCTATAACCAGGATGGCGTAATCAAAGGCCTTAAGGGCATTGCTTACACAAAAGACCAGTATCAGAATATATCCGTCCCGATTACAGACGAATATGTGGAAAAAACAATCACAGAATATCAAAAGCTCTTTGAGAAGCCCGACAATGTAGGTTATGACGGAAGCGAAAAGTTCCTGATCGGCGACGCATACTGGAACTTTGTGGCTCCCAGGGAAAAACAGCTTAGCATGATCGCCTCCGCATACGATTCCCCCGGCGAAAATTCCGGCCTTAATAAGCTGCCCGAACTGGATCTGACAAACGGGGCTAAGTTTTACCAGGCGAGGAATGAAAAGGTAGAATCTCTCCTGAACACACCCTCAAGGGAGCTTTCATCCCAGCAGAAAGAATACTGGGGCAATATGAGCAGTAAGGTGGAAACGCCCCTGCAATACGGATATCACGAAGGCTGGGAAATCATCATGAACAGCTTTGAGCTGCTGATGTTCGCCCTGTTGGCTGTCCTCATTGTGATAGCGCCTGTCTTTTCCGGTGAATACCAGGCCGGCACGGATGCTGTCATCCTGTCCGGCAAATATGGCAAGACCAGGCTGATAACAGCAAAAATAATATCATCTGTGCTGTTTGGCATCCTTGCATTTACGCTGCATGTTATCGTCGCTTTCGGTCTGCCCCTTGCGGCTTTCGGGGCAGATGGATGGAATCTGCCTTTACAGATCGCCGGCCTCACAATCCCATACCCGTTCACCTTCCTGCAGGCGGCCCTGATCAACCTGGGCGTTATTTATCTGGTACTGCTTGCCATGATTGGGCTGACGCTGCTGCTGTCTGCCAAAATGAAAAGCCCTTACCTTGTGCTGGTCGTACTCGTACCCGTGCTTTTTATCCCGCTGTTCCTCTCCCCCAACGGGACAACCGGGGCATACAACCTGACTTTGTTCCTGCTGCCGTACCGTTCTGTCATGCCGGAAATCGGTAAATATGTTTCCTTCCAGATCGGCGGACTGGTTCTTGACGCCCTTTCCATGCGGGCCATCCTGTATGCAATCCTGACTGCGGTTATGCTGCCCCTTGCAAGGCTGGGCTTCAGGAAACACCAGGTTGCGTAA
- a CDS encoding MBL fold metallo-hydrolase, which yields MYELVQVSEKCYYINCPAKIGVYVADSENVYLVDSGNDKDAGRKVRQILDKNGWHLAAILNTHSNADHIGGNKYLQGQTGCKVYSGGIEAAFIKYPVLEPSFLYGGYPCKDLRHKFLMAQESDVTDFSDESFPKEVGVIPLPGHFFDMVGFRMPDNVVFLADCISSRETLDKYAVSFIYDVGAYLETLDKVEQMEAAMFVPAHAEASADVKELVCYNRDKLQSIAERILSICEEPICFERILQEVFRGYGLSMNFEQYVLAGSTVRSYLSWLKDTGKMTTEFRDSMLLWQKA from the coding sequence ATGTATGAATTGGTACAGGTCAGTGAGAAATGCTATTACATAAACTGTCCGGCGAAGATAGGCGTCTATGTGGCGGACAGTGAGAATGTCTATCTGGTTGACAGCGGAAATGATAAGGATGCGGGGCGGAAAGTCCGGCAGATACTGGATAAGAACGGATGGCATCTGGCGGCGATTCTGAATACCCATTCCAATGCAGACCATATCGGCGGCAACAAATACCTGCAGGGGCAGACGGGCTGTAAGGTGTATTCCGGTGGCATAGAGGCGGCTTTTATCAAATATCCGGTACTGGAGCCGTCTTTCCTTTACGGCGGTTATCCGTGTAAGGATTTACGACATAAGTTCCTGATGGCGCAGGAGAGTGATGTGACGGATTTTTCAGATGAGAGCTTCCCGAAGGAGGTTGGGGTGATACCCCTGCCGGGGCATTTCTTTGACATGGTGGGGTTCCGTATGCCGGATAATGTGGTGTTCCTTGCAGACTGTATCAGCAGCAGGGAGACGCTGGACAAATATGCGGTTTCCTTCATCTATGACGTGGGTGCTTATCTGGAAACACTGGATAAGGTGGAGCAGATGGAGGCGGCCATGTTCGTCCCCGCCCATGCGGAAGCCTCGGCAGATGTGAAAGAGCTTGTCTGCTATAACAGGGATAAGTTGCAGAGCATCGCGGAGCGGATTCTGTCAATCTGTGAAGAACCGATATGCTTTGAGCGGATTTTGCAGGAAGTGTTCAGAGGCTATGGGCTTTCCATGAATTTTGAGCAATATGTGCTGGCTGGCAGCACGGTGCGGTCTTACCTTTCGTGGCTGAAAGATACCGGGAAAATGACGACTGAATTTCGGGACAGTATGCTGCTTTGGCAGAAAGCATAA
- a CDS encoding XRE family transcriptional regulator translates to MEQISLKIGERLKEIRNTRQLTLDDVAELTGVSKPMLGQIERGQSSPTINILWKISTGLKIPLSFFCKQEEAEYTVAGLDGENVITEENGGMRAYPLFPFDPIRNVEAFYIELDAGVQHESLPHVTGVEEYVFMVHGTLKMAIGRKKVVLQEKQSIRFGADISHAYHNVSDKACAAYNVIFYPNS, encoded by the coding sequence ATGGAACAAATTTCATTAAAGATAGGAGAGCGGCTGAAAGAGATTCGCAACACAAGGCAGCTCACGCTGGATGATGTTGCGGAACTGACTGGCGTGAGCAAGCCCATGCTGGGACAGATTGAGCGGGGGCAGTCCTCGCCCACCATCAACATATTATGGAAGATTTCAACAGGGCTGAAAATTCCATTATCCTTTTTCTGTAAACAGGAAGAAGCGGAATACACGGTCGCCGGGCTTGATGGGGAAAATGTGATCACGGAGGAAAACGGAGGGATGCGGGCTTACCCGCTGTTTCCCTTTGACCCAATAAGGAATGTGGAGGCATTCTATATTGAGCTTGACGCAGGGGTGCAGCACGAATCGCTTCCCCATGTGACGGGCGTGGAGGAATATGTTTTTATGGTGCATGGGACATTGAAAATGGCAATAGGCAGGAAGAAAGTGGTGTTGCAGGAAAAACAGTCCATACGGTTTGGGGCTGATATTTCCCATGCATACCACAATGTTTCAGATAAAGCCTGCGCCGCCTATAATGTGATATTTTATCCGAACAGTTAA
- a CDS encoding transposase, which produces MESADSIRFLYRHFLSKLTDKSLNAFYYACSYAKVDYSRFMNATASMALKLIPKSLETQPVFLCMDDTIVPKYGKKFEDVSKLFDHSAHNGSGYLNGHCFVSVMLCVPMWDKGKIVYQAFPLSYRMWQKEESKLKLAASMVRQAMPELQEKANVIILCDSWYTKGDLVSVVDEYPNLGLIGNARYDSVLYDLAPQPTGKRGRPAKHGKRLSAEKDFTLSDEKIGGYYIGMRRVLTNIFGTREVFAYVTATEKEGGSRRLFFSTVFPTQLQIFCAWQEKTPLNQTGSAWMDYIPLFLYSFRWKIEVSYYEQKTFWSLCSYMVRSRKGIEMLVNLINIAYCAMKLLPYQDEAFSKYRRESAQDFRFVLSERIRQEVFFATFVKKSESIIKSSALMRALKYLVQQKERYL; this is translated from the coding sequence CTGGAGTCAGCGGATTCCATCCGTTTCCTTTACAGACATTTCCTGTCAAAGCTAACAGATAAATCCCTGAATGCCTTTTACTATGCCTGCTCCTATGCCAAAGTGGATTATTCCAGGTTTATGAATGCAACAGCATCTATGGCATTGAAACTAATCCCGAAATCCTTAGAGACGCAGCCCGTTTTTTTATGCATGGATGATACCATTGTTCCCAAATATGGAAAGAAATTTGAGGATGTCTCAAAACTCTTTGACCATTCCGCGCACAACGGCAGCGGCTACCTGAATGGGCACTGCTTTGTAAGTGTCATGCTCTGTGTGCCAATGTGGGATAAAGGCAAGATTGTTTACCAGGCGTTTCCGCTTTCCTACCGTATGTGGCAGAAAGAAGAGTCAAAATTAAAGCTGGCTGCTTCCATGGTACGCCAGGCCATGCCTGAATTACAGGAAAAGGCGAATGTCATTATCCTATGCGACAGCTGGTATACAAAAGGGGATCTGGTTTCTGTCGTGGATGAATACCCAAACCTTGGCCTAATCGGAAATGCAAGGTATGACTCTGTCCTTTATGACCTTGCCCCGCAGCCGACCGGAAAAAGGGGCAGGCCTGCAAAACATGGGAAACGTCTTTCGGCGGAAAAAGATTTTACACTTTCGGATGAAAAAATAGGCGGTTATTATATTGGGATGCGCCGTGTCCTTACAAATATTTTCGGCACAAGGGAAGTTTTTGCCTATGTGACAGCCACAGAGAAGGAAGGCGGTTCCAGGCGCCTGTTCTTCAGTACGGTTTTCCCCACACAGCTGCAGATTTTTTGTGCATGGCAGGAAAAGACCCCCCTGAACCAGACGGGGAGTGCATGGATGGATTACATCCCCTTGTTCCTGTACTCATTCAGATGGAAGATAGAAGTCAGCTATTACGAACAGAAAACCTTCTGGTCACTATGCAGCTATATGGTGCGCAGCCGGAAAGGGATTGAAATGCTGGTTAATCTGATCAACATAGCTTATTGTGCGATGAAACTGCTGCCATATCAGGATGAAGCATTTTCAAAGTACCGTAGGGAAAGCGCACAGGATTTCAGGTTTGTGCTCAGCGAGCGGATCAGGCAGGAGGTATTTTTTGCCACTTTCGTGAAAAAGAGCGAAAGTATAATAAAATCATCTGCCCTTATGAGAGCCTTAAAATACCTTGTTCAGCAAAAGGAGCGCTATTTATAA
- a CDS encoding ATP-binding protein, with protein MEQIDKIIEVLHLKFMKAKITYEGIQRIERYFVPDAALREALLNALCHKQYESCTPIQISVYDDRLYIANCGKLPENRTIDSLMSKHASRPYNPSIANVYYLAGLIESWGRGIEKICQACEEDGSPLPEYTIHPGDIMIQFIAAENRIVRTSLDKVTEGVTEKVTEKVTEAEQKLLSLLLEDPAYTYAVLAEKLGVSRKTVSSRIKSLKDKGVIQRIGSDTKGHWQIKNGK; from the coding sequence TTGGAGCAGATTGATAAAATCATTGAAGTCCTTCATCTCAAATTTATGAAAGCAAAAATCACCTACGAGGGGATACAAAGAATAGAACGATACTTTGTCCCGGATGCAGCTCTGAGGGAAGCTTTGCTGAACGCCTTATGTCACAAGCAATATGAATCCTGCACGCCCATCCAAATCAGTGTTTATGATGACCGTCTTTATATTGCAAACTGTGGAAAGCTGCCGGAAAACCGGACCATCGACAGTTTAATGTCCAAACATGCGTCCCGTCCATATAACCCCTCTATTGCTAATGTATACTATTTGGCTGGCCTCATCGAAAGCTGGGGACGCGGTATCGAAAAAATTTGTCAGGCTTGCGAAGAGGACGGCTCGCCACTACCGGAATACACGATTCATCCTGGCGATATTATGATTCAATTCATTGCCGCTGAAAACCGAATCGTGCGCACTTCTCTCGACAAGGTGACTGAAGGGGTGACTGAGAAGGTGACTGAGAAGGTGACTGAGGCAGAACAGAAACTTTTATCGTTGCTGCTCGAAGATCCTGCCTACACCTATGCTGTCCTGGCTGAAAAACTGGGCGTGAGCCGAAAAACAGTCTCTTCAAGAATTAAATCCCTTAAAGACAAAGGTGTCATCCAACGGATCGGCTCTGATACGAAAGGACATTGGCAAATCAAAAATGGGAAGTAA
- a CDS encoding helix-turn-helix transcriptional regulator, giving the protein MPRQFKTARQINKLKITEAAEKLGISQPTLSAWEGERKSPSIDKLEHMAELYGVTTDFLLGRTETQSQDPRQPIPLQALPAFHGRPVWSASYGWLLVNAADKLMTFPDGRTMPFADIIRKELQGWYHVKDRFVENEYGNRFYLDTYGSKWLAFIAETE; this is encoded by the coding sequence ATGCCAAGGCAGTTCAAAACAGCAAGACAAATCAATAAATTAAAGATTACGGAGGCTGCTGAAAAACTTGGCATTTCCCAGCCGACCCTCAGTGCATGGGAAGGAGAACGGAAATCTCCTTCTATAGATAAGCTTGAGCATATGGCTGAGCTCTATGGTGTTACCACCGATTTCCTGTTGGGACGCACTGAAACTCAGAGCCAGGATCCCAGGCAGCCAATTCCACTGCAGGCATTGCCGGCTTTTCATGGAAGACCGGTATGGTCTGCCTCATATGGATGGCTGCTGGTGAATGCCGCCGACAAGCTTATGACCTTTCCCGATGGGCGAACCATGCCGTTTGCAGATATAATAAGAAAGGAACTGCAGGGATGGTACCATGTAAAAGACCGCTTTGTTGAAAATGAGTATGGCAATCGCTTTTATCTGGATACTTATGGTTCCAAATGGCTGGCGTTCATCGCTGAAACCGAATAA